A genome region from Streptomyces xanthophaeus includes the following:
- a CDS encoding ATP-binding protein: MEQRGPSDRIWSLMLSGTTDVVSRSRDFARQALTAWRWLPGTGEIDRESAEDVLLLVSEVVANACLHGGGPRALVLDFSAERLRIEVTDGNPAPPVRVPARGPGDLGGPVGHGLLIVERLARDWGSEPGVDGKRVWCEVPCPPGIRVPS, encoded by the coding sequence ATGGAGCAGCGCGGCCCGTCCGACCGGATCTGGAGCCTGATGCTGTCCGGAACCACCGATGTCGTCTCGCGCAGCCGTGACTTCGCCCGCCAGGCACTGACGGCCTGGCGCTGGCTCCCCGGGACGGGAGAGATCGACCGCGAGAGCGCCGAGGACGTGCTCCTGCTGGTGTCGGAGGTGGTGGCCAACGCCTGTCTGCACGGCGGAGGACCCCGGGCACTCGTCCTCGACTTCTCGGCCGAACGGCTGCGGATCGAGGTCACGGACGGCAATCCGGCCCCGCCGGTGCGCGTGCCGGCGCGGGGGCCGGGCGACCTGGGTGGGCCGGTCGGTCACGGACTGCTGATCGTGGAACGTCTGGCCCGGGACTGGGGCTCCGAACCGGGGGTGGACGGCAAGCGCGTCTGGTGCGAGGTTCCGTGCCCGCCGGGGATCCGCGTCCCCAGCTGA
- a CDS encoding STAS domain-containing protein, which translates to MVPEAESERFTVAVAAVDGAVVLTLTGELDHDTAQPLRDALEEALAPGRRLLVDMAGLGFCDSTGLNVLLNTRLAAQEAGAGLELAGLHGPVARMFRITGADGVFPVHSDVAEALRAPLGGGA; encoded by the coding sequence ATGGTGCCGGAAGCGGAGAGTGAACGCTTCACCGTCGCGGTGGCGGCCGTGGACGGAGCTGTCGTCCTCACGCTGACGGGGGAACTGGACCACGACACGGCTCAGCCGCTGCGGGACGCGCTGGAGGAGGCGCTCGCCCCGGGCCGGCGGCTGCTGGTCGACATGGCGGGACTCGGGTTCTGCGATTCCACCGGGCTGAACGTGCTGCTGAACACGCGCCTGGCGGCACAGGAGGCGGGAGCCGGCCTTGAACTGGCCGGTCTGCACGGACCTGTCGCCCGGATGTTCCGGATCACCGGTGCGGACGGTGTGTTCCCCGTCCATTCCGATGTGGCGGAAGCCCTGAGGGCGCCACTCGGCGGAGGAGCCTGA
- a CDS encoding SigB/SigF/SigG family RNA polymerase sigma factor, with protein MPATLRTQAGSAPQQDAPQDPREIRDPRSVSTADAHDLSVTLFRRLHELEEGTAEYSYVRNTLVELNLSMVKYAATRVRHVGAPWEDVLQVGTIGLIKAINRFDPERGFEFMSFALPTIVGEIKRYFRDTTWAVRVPRRLQELRIDLAKANDALEQELGHAPGAQELAERLDITVDEVCEGRLAANGFTSLSLDVPVAAEDDEAPGVSSRSLGVEESRFETVEDLESLKPLVDALPERDRTILALRFGEELTQAEIGERLGMSQMHVSRLLARILGRLREGLLGEEQRAEAE; from the coding sequence ATGCCTGCCACTCTCCGTACCCAGGCCGGCTCCGCGCCGCAGCAGGACGCTCCGCAGGACCCTCGCGAGATCCGCGATCCGCGGTCCGTGAGCACCGCTGACGCCCACGACCTGTCGGTCACGCTCTTCCGGCGGCTGCACGAACTGGAGGAGGGGACCGCAGAGTACTCGTACGTGCGCAACACCCTGGTCGAGCTGAACCTGAGCATGGTCAAGTACGCGGCCACGCGCGTCCGGCACGTCGGCGCGCCGTGGGAGGACGTCCTGCAGGTCGGCACCATCGGCCTGATCAAGGCCATCAACAGGTTCGATCCGGAGCGCGGGTTCGAGTTCATGTCGTTCGCGCTGCCCACCATCGTGGGAGAGATCAAGCGGTACTTCCGTGACACGACCTGGGCCGTCCGCGTACCGCGCAGGCTGCAGGAGTTGCGCATCGACCTGGCCAAGGCGAACGACGCCCTGGAGCAGGAGCTGGGTCACGCTCCGGGTGCGCAGGAGCTCGCCGAGCGGCTGGACATCACCGTGGACGAGGTCTGCGAGGGCCGGCTCGCGGCCAACGGGTTCACCAGCCTGTCCCTCGACGTCCCCGTGGCGGCCGAGGACGACGAGGCCCCCGGCGTGTCGTCCCGGAGCCTCGGCGTCGAGGAGAGCCGCTTCGAGACGGTCGAGGATCTGGAATCGCTCAAACCGCTGGTGGATGCGCTGCCCGAGCGGGACCGGACGATACTCGCCCTGCGTTTCGGCGAGGAGCTGACCCAGGCCGAGATCGGCGAGCGCCTGGGCATGTCGCAGATGCACGTCTCCCGGCTGCTGGCCCGCATCCTGGGCCGGCTGCGGGAGGGGCTGCTCGGCGAGGAACAGCGGGCCGAGGCGGAATGA
- a CDS encoding NUDIX hydrolase yields MGEPVERVDEQDRVVAVVDRAEAIRERWPHRVATIACRDGDGRILVHRRPEDASRFPGQFTWMLGGAVGVGESYEEAAARELAEELGVRAVPRFVLKFLCDGAISPYWLGLHEAVVTAPVRPDPGEVAWFDWLTEPELEELVHRSAFIPDAREAFDRYRALHRPHTHEE; encoded by the coding sequence ATGGGCGAACCGGTCGAACGGGTCGATGAGCAGGACCGCGTCGTGGCGGTCGTGGACCGTGCGGAGGCGATACGCGAGCGCTGGCCGCACCGCGTCGCCACGATCGCGTGCCGCGACGGCGACGGCCGGATCCTCGTGCACCGCCGCCCGGAGGACGCGTCCCGCTTCCCGGGGCAGTTCACCTGGATGCTCGGTGGCGCCGTCGGCGTCGGCGAGTCGTACGAGGAGGCAGCGGCCAGGGAACTGGCGGAGGAGCTCGGGGTCCGGGCCGTTCCCCGCTTCGTGCTCAAGTTCCTGTGCGACGGAGCGATCAGCCCCTACTGGCTGGGCCTGCACGAAGCCGTGGTCACCGCACCGGTCCGGCCCGACCCCGGGGAAGTCGCCTGGTTCGACTGGCTGACCGAGCCCGAGCTCGAAGAGCTCGTCCACCGCTCCGCGTTCATACCGGACGCCCGCGAGGCCTTCGACCGGTATCGCGCCCTGCACCGCCCGCACACTCACGAAGAGTGA
- a CDS encoding copper chaperone PCu(A)C, with amino-acid sequence MTRSPSEQPPGGALPTGRSVHEGLRAAVAPVAACALALAGLTAWASSGAAGSPPQIAAGNGRVLLPQGSSRDTAAFFDITNIGGADDQLTEVTSPGVEETLLSRRENSGLGADLLRPVGPVRVAAGDTVAMSPSGLSVTTRTKPVRWQAGDMVPFVLHFRYSAPVEVVAVVVRPGS; translated from the coding sequence ATGACGCGTTCACCTTCGGAGCAGCCCCCCGGCGGCGCACTCCCGACCGGTCGGAGCGTGCACGAGGGGCTGCGCGCCGCCGTCGCCCCGGTGGCCGCCTGCGCGCTCGCGCTGGCCGGCCTGACGGCCTGGGCCTCGTCCGGCGCCGCGGGCAGCCCGCCGCAGATCGCCGCCGGGAACGGCCGTGTCCTCCTGCCCCAGGGCAGCAGCCGGGACACGGCCGCCTTCTTCGACATCACCAACATCGGTGGCGCGGACGACCAGTTGACCGAGGTGACGTCACCCGGCGTCGAGGAGACGCTGCTCAGCCGGCGGGAGAACTCCGGGCTCGGAGCGGACCTGTTACGGCCGGTGGGTCCGGTGAGGGTGGCCGCGGGTGACACCGTCGCCATGTCCCCGTCCGGCCTGAGCGTCACGACCCGGACGAAGCCGGTCCGCTGGCAGGCGGGCGACATGGTCCCGTTCGTCCTCCACTTCCGTTACAGCGCGCCGGTCGAGGTGGTGGCGGTGGTGGTCCGGCCCGGCAGCTGA